One Fusobacterium ulcerans DNA segment encodes these proteins:
- the speD gene encoding adenosylmethionine decarboxylase gives MFKLNQLGKHLLVEYYDCDVETLKNTLLIEKYMIEAAEAAKATIVKSVFHTFNPWGVSGVIVIEESHLTIHTWPEYKYAAVDLFTCGDMLDPLAAFTLLEMKLKAERFDLKKMLRGSLKEIFKE, from the coding sequence ATGTTTAAATTAAACCAATTAGGAAAACATCTCTTAGTCGAATATTATGACTGTGATGTTGAGACATTAAAAAATACATTATTAATTGAAAAATATATGATAGAAGCTGCTGAAGCCGCCAAAGCTACAATAGTAAAAAGTGTATTTCACACATTTAACCCATGGGGTGTCAGCGGGGTAATTGTTATTGAGGAATCTCACTTAACTATTCATACATGGCCAGAATATAAATATGCTGCTGTTGATTTATTTACCTGTGGAGATATGCTAGATCCTTTAGCAGCTTTCACTCTTTTGGAAATGAAGTTAAAAGCAGAAAGATTTGATCTAAAGAAGATGCTCAGAGGCTCGTTAAAAGAAATTTTTAAAGAATAA